The Terriglobus tenax genome contains a region encoding:
- a CDS encoding MBL fold metallo-hydrolase: MQATLTFLGTGTSMGVPTLGCGCAVCASAVDGTQPRNRRTRTSARIEFNSRTVLIDTGQDFHVQAVREKITQVDAVLYTHGHADHILGMDDLRPLSFANPIPLYADEETAATIERIFEYTFRKQDRYTTSARVEMHRVSTAPGTQVELFGAAFQRIPVQHGRQTITGWRFGKAAYLTDLSSLPEESFPLLEDLDILILDALRRAPHPSHSNLENSIALAKRIQPRQAFFTHISHDLDHDTINAELPPNIRMAYDGLQVPFQIAEDTE; the protein is encoded by the coding sequence ATGCAGGCCACCCTCACATTTCTCGGGACCGGCACCTCCATGGGGGTGCCGACGCTCGGCTGCGGCTGCGCTGTATGCGCCTCCGCGGTCGACGGCACACAGCCGCGTAACCGGCGCACGCGCACCTCGGCGCGCATCGAGTTCAACAGCCGCACCGTGCTGATCGACACCGGCCAGGACTTCCATGTCCAGGCCGTCCGCGAGAAGATCACCCAGGTGGACGCCGTGCTCTACACCCACGGCCACGCCGATCACATCCTCGGCATGGACGACCTTCGTCCGCTCTCCTTCGCCAACCCCATCCCGCTTTATGCGGACGAGGAGACGGCCGCCACCATTGAGCGCATCTTCGAGTACACATTCCGCAAGCAGGACCGCTACACCACCTCCGCACGCGTCGAGATGCACCGCGTCAGCACCGCTCCCGGCACCCAGGTAGAGCTCTTCGGCGCGGCCTTTCAGCGCATCCCCGTCCAGCACGGACGGCAGACAATCACCGGCTGGCGCTTCGGCAAGGCAGCCTACCTGACCGACCTCTCCTCCCTGCCGGAGGAGAGCTTCCCCTTACTCGAGGACCTCGACATCCTGATCCTCGATGCGCTGCGGCGCGCACCGCACCCCTCGCACTCGAACCTCGAGAACTCCATTGCCCTGGCTAAACGCATCCAGCCGCGTCAGGCCTTTTTCACCCACATCTCGCACGACCTGGACCACGACACCATCAACGCCGAGCTGCCACCGAACATCCGCATGGCGTACGACGGCCTGCAGGTCCCCTTCCAGATCGCAGAGGATACGGAATGA
- a CDS encoding DUF1844 domain-containing protein has protein sequence MADKVTPFVVNDRRKFTTEGELRPESERPHSEESETAKIEEAPKPVAAMPEPPAPETSEPAEAEMPRVTAEQAERSKAAYEATADRLDTAVRAANPGMDHLPPMSFERMVQSIYMTTIMQLGGGTPDGEQARVDILGARQSIDMLGVLQEKTKGNLSDSEAALIDNALFEVRMAFLEITQALARQAARPQTDEPLPPPPGGGPRIVR, from the coding sequence ATGGCAGATAAAGTCACTCCGTTCGTCGTCAACGACCGCCGCAAGTTCACCACCGAGGGCGAACTTCGCCCCGAGTCCGAGCGTCCGCACTCCGAAGAGTCTGAAACAGCCAAGATAGAAGAGGCGCCGAAGCCCGTCGCCGCGATGCCGGAGCCGCCCGCGCCCGAGACATCCGAACCAGCAGAGGCCGAGATGCCGCGCGTGACAGCGGAGCAGGCCGAGCGTTCGAAGGCCGCCTATGAAGCGACCGCCGACCGCCTCGACACCGCTGTTCGCGCCGCCAACCCCGGCATGGACCACCTGCCGCCGATGAGCTTTGAGCGCATGGTGCAGTCCATCTACATGACCACCATCATGCAGCTGGGCGGCGGCACTCCTGACGGCGAACAGGCCCGCGTCGACATTCTTGGCGCACGCCAGTCCATTGACATGCTGGGCGTGCTGCAGGAGAAGACCAAGGGCAACCTGAGCGACAGCGAGGCCGCCCTCATCGACAACGCTCTCTTTGAGGTTCGCATGGCCTTCCTCGAAATTACGCAGGCTCTGGCCCGCCAGGCAGCCCGTCCTCAGACCGATGAACCGCTGCCACCGCCGCCGGGCGGAGGTCCGCGCATCGTCCGCTAG
- a CDS encoding penicillin-binding protein 1A has translation MRTRRVAARTRAVIRRSAFVGLLAISALFGSLCGLMLVYSVDLPQMQDLERYRPNTTTELYDIHGRQFGSFALERRVVVPYAEFPPMLRQAILAIEDKSFESNWGVNLFRAIGAAYRDLHSKGRAQGASTLTMQLARNLFLSPEKTFSRKAQEVLLTLQIERHFTKEQIFALYANQIYLGRGTYGFEAGAEYYFSKHVRDLTLPEAALLAALPKGPELYSPVRHPERALKRRNLVLSEMRSDGWITEAEEVRAKAAPLGLKVEPPANSIAPYFIEEVRRQLEQQFGTEQVHGAGLRVYTTLDYDLQVAANRAVLNGVASYERRHGWKNRIQNIVLAGQEMDTYEHPDWTEPVEKDAYFHVLVTDATAKEIRFRIGSKQGYIEPADWAWTQMKTGDALLKKGDVAYVRILSSDGEKGIHASLEQDSGAQGSLMAMDNSNGEVLAMVGGRDYGLSQFNRATQSERQVGSSFKPYVYTAAVEAGTKPTDIVLDIPTTFSTPSGPYTPHNYEPNFKGPMTVLEAFAESRNIPALRLAHQVGIQKVIDVAQRFGITSKIPAFLPIALGAADMKLYDQVGAYAVFPNDGIRVEPHYVRRVTAADGLPLEVPTPKVSEVTSVETARSMMTLLKQVTLTGTAAAASQMHHALGGKTGTTNNFTDAWFLGFSPSVTCGVWIGYDTRESLGEKETGARAALPIWMDFMKVAIADRPNEQFVTGGEKKKLDVQVNSDAKLATEEQKKKDTDEDSDEDQTSETTKPVVDRTPAPKIPPPVQKPEMPSQPSPQDYVPKPVLVPGMPSQGPQAPSPAKPQE, from the coding sequence ATGCGCACGCGGCGTGTTGCCGCAAGAACACGCGCCGTCATCCGGCGCAGCGCCTTTGTGGGTCTGCTGGCGATTTCTGCGCTGTTTGGTTCTCTCTGTGGCCTGATGCTGGTCTATTCCGTGGACCTGCCGCAGATGCAGGACCTGGAACGGTACCGCCCGAACACAACGACAGAGCTGTATGACATTCACGGGCGCCAGTTCGGCTCATTTGCCCTGGAGCGTCGCGTGGTGGTGCCGTATGCGGAGTTTCCTCCCATGCTGCGGCAGGCCATCCTGGCGATTGAAGACAAGAGCTTTGAGAGCAACTGGGGTGTCAACCTGTTCCGCGCCATCGGCGCAGCCTATCGCGATCTGCACAGCAAGGGCCGGGCGCAGGGAGCCAGCACGCTGACCATGCAACTGGCGCGCAACCTGTTCCTGTCGCCGGAGAAGACCTTCAGCCGCAAGGCGCAGGAGGTGCTGCTGACGCTGCAGATTGAGCGTCACTTTACCAAGGAACAGATCTTTGCGCTTTATGCCAATCAGATCTACCTGGGTCGCGGAACCTATGGATTTGAGGCGGGGGCGGAGTACTACTTCTCGAAGCATGTCCGCGACCTGACGCTGCCGGAGGCGGCTCTGCTGGCAGCCTTGCCGAAGGGCCCAGAGCTGTATTCTCCGGTGCGGCATCCTGAGAGGGCTCTGAAGCGGCGCAACCTGGTGTTGAGCGAGATGCGCAGCGATGGCTGGATCACCGAAGCCGAAGAGGTGCGCGCCAAGGCGGCTCCCCTGGGGTTGAAGGTCGAGCCGCCGGCCAACTCGATTGCTCCTTACTTTATTGAAGAGGTTCGCCGCCAGCTGGAGCAGCAGTTTGGCACCGAGCAGGTGCATGGCGCGGGACTGCGCGTGTACACCACGCTGGATTATGACTTGCAGGTGGCTGCCAACCGCGCCGTGCTGAATGGTGTGGCGTCCTATGAGCGTCGCCACGGCTGGAAGAATCGCATTCAGAACATTGTGCTTGCCGGGCAGGAAATGGATACCTATGAGCATCCGGACTGGACCGAGCCGGTGGAGAAGGATGCCTACTTCCACGTGCTTGTGACTGACGCAACAGCCAAGGAGATCCGCTTCCGCATTGGATCGAAGCAGGGATACATCGAGCCGGCCGACTGGGCCTGGACGCAGATGAAGACCGGCGATGCCCTGCTGAAGAAGGGCGATGTCGCGTATGTCCGCATCCTGTCTTCTGATGGCGAGAAGGGGATTCATGCGTCACTGGAGCAGGATTCCGGCGCGCAGGGATCGCTGATGGCGATGGACAACTCCAACGGCGAGGTGTTGGCGATGGTGGGCGGGCGCGATTATGGCCTGTCGCAGTTCAACCGCGCCACGCAATCGGAGCGCCAGGTCGGTTCGTCCTTCAAACCGTACGTGTATACGGCGGCGGTGGAGGCGGGCACCAAGCCGACCGATATCGTTCTGGATATTCCGACCACCTTCTCGACCCCAAGCGGGCCGTATACGCCGCACAACTACGAACCTAACTTCAAGGGGCCGATGACGGTGCTGGAGGCCTTTGCGGAGAGCCGTAACATTCCGGCGTTACGGCTGGCGCACCAGGTCGGCATTCAGAAGGTGATCGACGTTGCGCAGCGCTTCGGTATCACCTCAAAAATTCCCGCGTTTCTGCCCATCGCCCTGGGTGCAGCGGATATGAAGTTGTATGACCAGGTGGGGGCCTATGCGGTGTTTCCCAATGACGGCATCCGCGTGGAGCCGCATTATGTGCGCCGTGTCACGGCGGCCGATGGGCTGCCGCTGGAGGTGCCGACGCCGAAGGTCAGTGAGGTGACCTCGGTCGAAACGGCGCGATCCATGATGACCCTCCTCAAGCAGGTGACGCTGACCGGCACGGCTGCCGCTGCCTCGCAGATGCACCATGCCCTGGGCGGCAAAACAGGAACGACGAACAACTTTACCGATGCGTGGTTCCTGGGATTTTCGCCCTCGGTGACCTGCGGTGTGTGGATTGGCTACGATACCCGCGAATCGCTGGGTGAGAAGGAAACAGGAGCGCGTGCGGCCTTGCCCATCTGGATGGATTTTATGAAGGTGGCCATTGCCGACAGACCGAACGAGCAATTTGTGACGGGTGGGGAGAAGAAGAAGCTCGACGTCCAGGTGAACTCCGACGCGAAGTTAGCGACCGAAGAACAGAAGAAGAAGGACACCGACGAGGATTCGGACGAGGACCAGACATCGGAGACGACCAAACCCGTGGTAGACCGCACGCCTGCGCCGAAAATTCCTCCGCCTGTCCAGAAGCCGGAGATGCCGTCGCAGCCTTCGCCGCAGGATTATGTTCCGAAGCCGGTGCTTGTCCCTGGAATGCCTTCGCAGGGGCCGCAGGCTCCGTCTCCGGCGAAGCCGCAGGAGTGA
- a CDS encoding bifunctional riboflavin kinase/FAD synthetase, with translation MKIFRSPAEIPIDFGPTIISIGNFDGVHRGHRWVISEIIARAQESGAKSVAVTFDPHPVRVLRPEISTKMISPLDEKLRLLAATGLDATLIVPFTPELAQTSAEDFARQVICDCLRATEVHVGNNFRFGYQAQADVFRLAQLGNELGFSEKIYEPVPLRGGIISSSRIRKLLEAGNVSAARALLGRPFSICGTPARGRGYGTKYAVPTINMAPYAELLPANGVYVTTLQIGENGPIFEGVTNAGNRPTFGPDSFAVETHLFDFQPVDLTEETPLRLTFLKHLRPEMKWDSPEALKAQIGKDIARAQRFLHGYRKLSAK, from the coding sequence ATGAAGATCTTCCGCTCCCCGGCTGAAATCCCCATAGACTTCGGCCCCACCATCATCAGCATCGGCAACTTTGACGGCGTCCACCGCGGCCACCGCTGGGTTATCTCGGAGATCATCGCCCGCGCACAAGAGTCCGGCGCGAAGTCCGTAGCCGTCACGTTTGACCCGCATCCGGTACGGGTATTGCGGCCTGAAATCTCCACGAAGATGATTTCGCCGCTCGACGAAAAGCTGCGCCTTCTCGCCGCCACCGGCCTGGACGCCACGTTGATCGTTCCTTTTACACCGGAGCTGGCGCAGACCTCCGCCGAGGACTTCGCCCGGCAGGTGATCTGCGACTGCCTGCGCGCTACCGAGGTCCACGTCGGCAACAACTTCCGTTTCGGCTACCAGGCACAGGCCGATGTCTTCCGGCTGGCCCAGCTGGGCAACGAACTCGGCTTCTCGGAAAAGATCTACGAGCCGGTTCCTCTGCGCGGCGGCATCATCTCCTCCAGCCGCATCCGCAAGCTGCTGGAAGCCGGCAACGTCTCCGCCGCACGCGCCCTGCTGGGCAGGCCCTTCAGTATCTGCGGCACCCCGGCACGCGGCCGTGGCTACGGAACGAAGTATGCCGTTCCGACGATCAACATGGCTCCATATGCCGAACTGTTGCCCGCCAACGGCGTCTACGTAACCACGCTGCAGATCGGCGAGAACGGTCCCATCTTTGAAGGCGTGACCAACGCCGGCAACCGACCCACCTTCGGCCCGGACAGCTTCGCCGTCGAGACCCACCTCTTCGACTTCCAACCGGTTGACCTTACGGAAGAGACACCGCTGCGTCTCACCTTCCTGAAGCACCTGCGGCCTGAAATGAAATGGGACTCGCCTGAAGCGCTGAAGGCCCAGATCGGCAAGGACATCGCCAGGGCCCAACGGTTCCTGCACGGATATCGCAAACTCTCAGCCAAATAA
- a CDS encoding S41 family peptidase, which yields MPRFPKILLLIGSVALVLTVFLGANATGVSAASDPQENAYRQINVYSEVLSHIQSDYVEEPNIPNVTNGALRGLLESLDSESSYLTPEENKSFKAMKGGKAQVGLNVSKRFGFATVVNVVPNSPADRANLNDGDLIESINDKSTHDLSLASIEMMLRGEPGTPLTLSVVRPRKASPDKVELTRVIMAPVPVAETQYENSTILYLKPGSLDRDHVSQIEGKLKSLNKGGKKLLLDLRDVADGDMAEAQRLTNMLLKSGTISTLEGQKFAKQTVTADPSKTIAEKAPVVVLVNRGTAGPAELVAAALQDNKRAELVGEKTFGIGSQVKTFELPDGGALILSVAKYETPSGKKFEDEGVTPGVLVAGAIDTGDDDATAPANKDQLDDQLSKALEILKGKAA from the coding sequence ATGCCTCGTTTCCCCAAGATTCTGCTTCTGATCGGTTCGGTCGCACTGGTGCTTACGGTTTTCCTGGGCGCGAACGCCACGGGAGTCAGCGCGGCCAGTGATCCGCAGGAAAATGCCTACCGGCAGATCAACGTCTACAGCGAGGTGCTCAGCCACATCCAGTCGGATTATGTGGAAGAGCCGAATATCCCGAATGTGACGAACGGCGCCCTGCGTGGCCTGCTGGAGTCTCTGGATTCTGAGTCCAGCTACCTGACGCCGGAGGAAAACAAGTCCTTCAAGGCGATGAAGGGCGGCAAAGCGCAGGTGGGTCTGAACGTCTCCAAGCGTTTTGGCTTTGCCACGGTAGTCAATGTGGTTCCGAACAGCCCTGCGGACCGCGCCAACCTGAACGATGGCGACCTGATTGAATCGATCAACGACAAGTCGACCCATGACCTGTCACTGGCTTCCATCGAGATGATGCTTCGTGGCGAGCCCGGAACCCCGCTGACGCTGTCGGTAGTGCGTCCGCGGAAGGCTTCCCCGGACAAGGTAGAGCTGACGCGCGTCATCATGGCTCCGGTTCCCGTGGCGGAGACGCAGTATGAGAACTCGACCATCCTGTATCTGAAGCCGGGTTCGCTGGATCGTGACCATGTTTCCCAGATTGAGGGCAAACTGAAGAGCCTGAACAAGGGCGGCAAGAAGCTGCTTCTGGATCTGCGGGATGTTGCCGATGGCGATATGGCGGAGGCGCAGCGGCTGACCAACATGCTGCTGAAGTCGGGAACCATTTCGACGCTGGAAGGCCAGAAGTTTGCCAAGCAGACGGTGACAGCTGACCCCTCGAAGACGATTGCCGAGAAGGCCCCGGTGGTGGTGCTGGTCAACCGCGGAACTGCCGGTCCGGCCGAGCTGGTGGCGGCAGCGCTGCAGGACAACAAGCGCGCGGAGCTGGTAGGCGAGAAGACCTTCGGCATTGGCAGCCAGGTGAAGACTTTTGAGCTGCCGGACGGTGGCGCCCTGATCCTGTCCGTGGCGAAGTACGAGACGCCTTCGGGCAAGAAGTTTGAGGATGAGGGTGTGACCCCAGGTGTCCTGGTGGCCGGTGCGATCGATACCGGTGATGACGACGCCACGGCCCCCGCGAACAAGGACCAGCTGGATGACCAGCTCTCCAAGGCGCTTGAGATCCTTAAAGGGAAAGCCGCTTAA
- a CDS encoding gluconate 2-dehydrogenase subunit 3 family protein, which translates to MKRRDFVKGLAAAAAAGTALGQQKTPQATTPAPSTSAVDQGTMAVSPNAASSPAAAARTQQMAAFRTPNIPVTLPDVVATTDARYFTAARYATLVHLCEILMPGGGGYPSALQADTPQFLDFHVGGSPADRQAMYNDGLDRLNADSMKKFNIAFAETDAKQADAVIRPALKGWINDHPPLEKHERFVALAHREIRTATMNSPAWASAAEASGERTPGVGLYWAPIDPGIETWVSHGAPKASAPLTRQAHP; encoded by the coding sequence ATGAAGAGGCGTGATTTTGTAAAGGGTTTGGCCGCGGCTGCAGCCGCCGGCACAGCGCTTGGCCAGCAGAAGACACCGCAGGCAACGACCCCGGCACCGTCAACCAGTGCTGTGGACCAGGGGACGATGGCGGTCTCTCCGAATGCGGCATCCAGTCCCGCGGCCGCGGCGCGCACGCAGCAGATGGCTGCATTTCGCACACCTAATATTCCGGTAACGTTGCCGGACGTGGTGGCCACGACCGATGCACGCTACTTTACAGCCGCGCGCTACGCCACGCTGGTGCATCTGTGCGAGATTCTGATGCCCGGTGGCGGTGGATACCCCAGCGCCCTGCAGGCGGATACCCCGCAGTTCCTGGACTTCCATGTTGGCGGCTCGCCCGCAGACCGGCAGGCGATGTACAACGATGGCCTGGACCGGCTGAACGCCGACTCGATGAAGAAGTTCAATATCGCCTTCGCCGAGACGGATGCGAAGCAGGCCGATGCGGTCATCCGCCCCGCGCTGAAGGGCTGGATCAACGACCATCCGCCGCTCGAAAAGCACGAGCGCTTTGTCGCGCTGGCGCACCGCGAGATTCGTACCGCCACCATGAATTCGCCTGCCTGGGCCTCCGCCGCGGAAGCCTCCGGCGAGCGCACTCCGGGCGTTGGCCTGTACTGGGCACCGATTGACCCCGGCATTGAGACCTGGGTCAGCCACGGCGCACCGAAGGCATCCGCACCCCTCACGCGACAGGCACATCCCTAA
- the ygfZ gene encoding CAF17-like 4Fe-4S cluster assembly/insertion protein YgfZ codes for MSTLAHNEAPALSVDHHLVLKALLSTAATYPLDANGWIAVRGEDRERWLNGMLTNNIRDLKPGEGCYNFLLSAQGRIQQDTTAFQLGGQILLETAHERVPALMAALDHFIIMDDVELEDVSARHHGIGIAGPEAEAKLAAIGIDVAGLEPVSTREAEWKGAKLWVVAQYSPLTPRFELWAEEMAPLTAALADVPQASATDLESLRILEGVPAIGHDIREKELAQETGQIRALHFSKGCYLGQEIVERIRSRGNVHRTFTGFLFQGTAPVTGTAIIAAGLPVGELTSIDATLGAALGFIRREALERGQELSYEGGTLIASPLPFRIA; via the coding sequence ATGAGCACACTTGCACACAACGAAGCTCCGGCGCTTTCAGTCGACCATCATCTCGTCCTGAAAGCACTCCTGTCCACGGCGGCCACGTATCCCTTGGACGCAAACGGATGGATTGCGGTTCGCGGAGAAGACCGCGAACGCTGGCTGAACGGGATGCTGACCAACAACATCCGCGACCTGAAGCCCGGCGAAGGCTGCTACAACTTCCTTCTTTCGGCGCAGGGCCGCATCCAGCAGGACACCACCGCCTTCCAGCTCGGCGGCCAGATTCTGTTAGAGACCGCACACGAGCGCGTCCCCGCGCTGATGGCAGCACTCGACCACTTCATCATCATGGATGACGTCGAGTTGGAGGATGTCTCGGCCAGGCATCACGGCATCGGCATCGCCGGACCGGAAGCTGAGGCCAAACTGGCGGCTATTGGAATTGACGTTGCGGGTCTCGAACCTGTCTCTACACGAGAGGCCGAATGGAAGGGCGCCAAGCTCTGGGTCGTCGCGCAGTACAGTCCGCTGACACCGCGCTTTGAGCTGTGGGCCGAAGAGATGGCTCCGCTGACTGCGGCACTTGCGGATGTGCCGCAAGCCAGTGCCACCGACCTCGAATCCCTCCGCATCCTCGAAGGCGTCCCGGCCATCGGTCACGACATCCGCGAGAAAGAGCTTGCACAGGAGACCGGCCAGATCCGCGCCCTGCACTTCAGCAAGGGCTGCTACCTTGGCCAGGAGATCGTCGAACGCATCCGTTCGCGCGGTAACGTCCACCGCACCTTTACCGGTTTCCTTTTCCAGGGCACCGCTCCAGTCACAGGGACCGCCATCATCGCCGCCGGTTTGCCGGTCGGCGAGCTGACCAGCATCGACGCTACGCTCGGCGCTGCACTTGGATTCATCCGCCGCGAAGCTCTTGAGCGCGGCCAGGAACTTAGCTACGAAGGGGGCACGCTGATCGCGTCACCGCTCCCCTTCCGCATCGCATAG
- a CDS encoding gluconate 2-dehydrogenase subunit 3 family protein: MQRRDVLRLLGSAAAISALPQEALALLGQASAQASAARGLKTLNAHQDATVTTIAELIIPETDTPGAKGAKVNEFIDLLLSEWFEPVETREFLAGLEQIDVQSRKQFSASFVECSASQQVALLKQLDAAAMEFAQKQKQAAKSGTQPPPMDFFYQIKKLTLAGYYTSEIGFEKELGKSIIPPGHAGCAPLPEVSK, translated from the coding sequence ATGCAACGACGTGATGTTTTGAGGCTGCTGGGTTCGGCAGCCGCGATTTCCGCCTTGCCGCAGGAGGCGCTCGCGCTCCTGGGACAGGCCAGCGCACAGGCGTCCGCGGCCAGGGGGCTGAAGACACTGAATGCACACCAGGATGCCACCGTTACCACAATCGCAGAGCTGATCATCCCCGAGACGGACACCCCCGGAGCAAAAGGGGCAAAGGTCAACGAGTTTATCGACCTTCTGCTCTCCGAGTGGTTTGAGCCGGTTGAAACCCGGGAGTTTCTTGCCGGGCTGGAACAGATAGATGTCCAAAGCCGCAAACAGTTCTCCGCCAGCTTCGTAGAGTGCAGTGCATCCCAGCAGGTCGCACTGCTCAAGCAATTGGATGCAGCGGCTATGGAGTTCGCGCAGAAGCAGAAACAGGCCGCAAAGTCCGGGACACAGCCACCTCCAATGGACTTCTTCTACCAGATCAAAAAGTTGACTCTTGCGGGCTACTACACCTCAGAGATTGGCTTTGAGAAAGAGCTTGGCAAATCCATTATTCCGCCCGGACATGCCGGTTGCGCTCCCCTTCCGGAGGTATCAAAGTGA
- a CDS encoding GMC oxidoreductase, with translation MNVVTRKDNIYDAIVVGSGISGGWAAKELTEKGLRTLVLEAGQTIVPQRDYVEHVPVWDVKFRGMRDRQYEKVHRPMQRHIGDEWNAKFFVDDQENPYTTPVDQPYLFLRGRHVGGRSVMWGRQSYRWSDLDFEANLKDGHGVDWPIRYKDIEPWYDYVEDFIGVSGQAEGLPQLPDGKFLPPMEMNCAELAMKDVVAQKFPDRRLTIGRTAILTAPHRGRSACHYCGPCARGCITRSYFSSLHSTLPAAEATGRLTLRPFSVVHSLIFDSRTRRITGVRVIDAQTKETLEFHAKVVFLCASTLESARILMNSATPEFSTGLANSSGQLGRNLMDHIMGSGASGMIPGHEDHAPIGNRPNGIYMPRFRNIKDKHPDFVRGYGFQGSGSRDDWGRGSETPGFGADFKHSLRQPGPWRFTFAGFGECLPHPENRMELNQDKVDAWGIPTLMIRHKWRENEMALFKDAQVTAAEMLEAAGAKDITLRSTPSLPGEGIHEMGSARMGRDPKTSVLNSWNQAHDIPNLFVTDGSFMVSSACQNPSLTYMAMTARACDYAVKQMKRGDL, from the coding sequence GTGAACGTTGTGACCCGTAAAGACAATATCTACGATGCGATTGTTGTGGGATCAGGCATCAGTGGCGGCTGGGCTGCCAAGGAACTGACCGAAAAAGGCCTGCGGACTCTCGTTCTTGAAGCAGGCCAGACTATCGTTCCCCAGCGTGATTACGTGGAGCATGTGCCCGTCTGGGATGTAAAGTTCCGCGGCATGCGTGACCGTCAATATGAGAAGGTGCATCGTCCCATGCAGCGCCACATCGGCGACGAATGGAATGCCAAGTTCTTTGTCGATGACCAGGAGAACCCTTACACCACCCCGGTGGACCAGCCGTACCTGTTTCTGCGCGGACGGCATGTCGGCGGCCGGTCCGTCATGTGGGGTCGCCAGAGCTACCGCTGGAGCGATCTCGACTTTGAAGCCAATCTCAAGGACGGTCACGGAGTCGACTGGCCGATCCGCTACAAGGACATCGAGCCCTGGTATGACTACGTCGAAGACTTTATCGGGGTCAGCGGCCAGGCGGAAGGACTCCCGCAACTGCCTGACGGCAAGTTTCTGCCACCGATGGAGATGAACTGCGCCGAACTGGCCATGAAGGATGTTGTCGCGCAGAAGTTTCCTGACCGACGTCTGACGATCGGTCGCACCGCGATTCTGACAGCGCCGCACCGGGGACGCTCTGCCTGCCACTACTGCGGTCCCTGCGCGCGTGGTTGCATTACGCGCTCTTACTTCAGCAGCCTGCACTCCACGCTGCCCGCGGCGGAGGCGACCGGACGGCTGACCCTGCGACCCTTCAGTGTTGTGCATAGCCTCATCTTCGACTCCAGAACGAGGCGTATTACAGGAGTCCGCGTGATTGACGCCCAAACCAAAGAAACACTCGAATTTCACGCGAAGGTTGTCTTCCTGTGTGCTTCGACGCTTGAGTCCGCGCGTATTCTGATGAATTCCGCCACACCGGAATTTTCAACCGGACTTGCCAACTCCAGCGGCCAGCTGGGGCGCAACCTGATGGACCACATCATGGGCAGTGGAGCCAGCGGCATGATCCCGGGCCACGAAGACCACGCACCGATCGGCAACCGCCCCAACGGCATCTATATGCCACGCTTCCGCAATATCAAGGACAAACACCCTGACTTCGTCCGGGGATATGGCTTCCAGGGAAGCGGCAGCCGGGATGACTGGGGCCGTGGCAGCGAAACCCCTGGGTTCGGTGCTGACTTCAAACATAGCCTGCGTCAGCCTGGTCCATGGAGGTTTACCTTCGCAGGCTTTGGAGAATGCCTGCCGCATCCCGAGAACCGGATGGAGTTGAATCAGGACAAGGTGGATGCCTGGGGTATTCCCACGCTCATGATCCGTCACAAATGGCGCGAGAACGAGATGGCGCTCTTCAAGGATGCGCAGGTCACCGCCGCCGAGATGCTGGAAGCTGCCGGAGCGAAGGACATTACCCTGCGTTCGACACCGTCTCTTCCCGGGGAGGGGATTCATGAGATGGGAAGCGCCCGCATGGGCCGCGATCCCAAGACCTCGGTACTGAACTCCTGGAACCAGGCACACGATATCCCGAACCTCTTCGTCACGGATGGATCGTTCATGGTCTCCTCTGCCTGTCAGAATCCGTCCCTCACCTACATGGCCATGACGGCACGGGCCTGTGACTATGCGGTTAAACAGATGAAGCGCGGCGATCTATAA